GAGATGGCCGGACCGTTCAGCGACATCGAGCGTTCGATCTTCGCCGCCAAGGAAGTTCTCTCTGAGGACTACCAGCCCGATCAGATACTCGAACGCGACGACGAGATCGACGAGTATCGCCACGCGCTCGAAGACGTTCTCTTCGGCCGGACCCCACAGAACGTCATGTTGTACGGGCGGGCCGGACTCGGGAAGACCGCTGTGACGACTTACATGACGGAGGCGCTACGAGACGAAGTTGCGGAGCGTCCCGCCGCGGACGAACTGTTCGTCCACGAGTTGAACTGCAACGGGAAGACGGTGTACTCGGTCGTCCGAACGCTGGTCAACGAACTGCTTCCGGAGGCGGCCAGCGACTTCCCAAAACGAGGGCTCAGTACCGCTGACGCGTTCGAGGAACTGTACGCGCAACTCGACCGGCGGGGTGGGACGCATCTCGCCGTGTTCGACGAGATCGACCACCTCGGCGACGCCGACACGCTCCTGTATGAACTCCCTCGGGCGCGCTCGATCGGTCACATCGAAGACTCGAAGGTCGGTGTCATCGGTATCAGTAACAACTACACCTTTCGTCAGGACCTCTCCCCGAAAGTCAAGGACACGCTGATGGAGGCCGAGATTTCATTCAGCCCCTACGACGCCAGCGAACTTCGGGCGATACTCGCAGACCGCGCCGACCGCGCGTTCGTCGACGGCGTCTGTGACGACTCGGCCGTCGCGAGGGCGGCCGCGATCGCAGCGAAAGACGGGGGGAACGCTCGCCAGGCGATCGACCTCCTCCGGGTCGGCGGCGAGGTGGCGAAGAAGCGTGGCGACGACAGCGTCGACGATTCACACATCGTCGAGGCTCAAGACCTCGTCCAGCGCGGTCGGCTCCGCAATCGAATTCGAGACCAAACCCAACACGCCCGGTTCCTGCTCGAAACGCTCGCGTACCTCGAAGACCGAGGAGAAACGCCCGCGCGTTCGAAGACGATCAAAACCCGGTACGAGCGCGTGGCGGACTCACACGCGGTGGACCCGCTCACGACGCTGAAAAGCATTCAGAACCACCTCTCGGACCTCCACATGCTCGGATTCCTCCATCGAACCGACCGAAATCAGGGCGAGAGCGGCGGCCGTTATTACGAGTACGGTCTCGACCTCGACTCCGATATCGTCCTCGACATCAGAGGTGAGATCGAGACCGAACGGGACCGGTGAGGAGGGCGAAGACAGACGAAACGTCCTCTCTCACAGCGCGCATCGAGTTCCGCTTCGAGGTCGATCTCTCCTCGAGTTGACGCCCGAAGGGGAATCCCTACGACCCCAGTCACCGGCACGTCGTGACGCGTGGCTGTCGCACGGCCTTCTCGCTCGTCGACGAGTACCCGGTCTGCGTCGACGTCGATGGCGTACGCGACGGCCGCGGCCTCGCCGCGATCGAGTCCCCGTCGCGACCGTTCGCTCACTACGTTCGGTCACGGTCGCGACTGGCCCCACGCTCACTCGCTTCGCTCGTTCGCGTGGATCACGTTCGAACTCGGTTCGCAACTCCGTCGGCTCCGGCGAGACCACCCGCATCCCGCCTCGATCGCGGAACGCCTCGATGCGGTCGCGACCGTCGAACCCGGCCGTGAGTTCGTTCCAGACCGCCGTCGGGACGACGACCGCACCGAACTGGGATTCGACCAGCCGGAGCCGCTCGATGAGTGCCAGGTTCAGCAGGGGTGACGTGTTCGAAACGACCGTCATTCACGGGCGTACTCGACGTCGAGCGCGAGATCATCCGCGGTGTAGTGACGCTCGACCTCGCGCTCGCCGAGCAGCCGATGGAACTCAGCCTTCGAGAGGCCGGCCAGCTCTCGTGCCTTCCCGAAAGAGAGGTACTCCTCTCGATACAGCGACACGGCGAGCTCCTGCCGGACGATGGGCTCGCGGTCCGCCGGCGGTGCCGCGATCGCGTCCAGCACCCCGGCGGGCAGATCGATACTACTCATACCTCTCAGTTCGGCACCGCGGAAGTTAATATCGCCACTCAGGGCGGCGACCCGTAGCACAAATTCAACCACCCTCGTCGTAGTACAGCGGCCGCGTCATACGGCGGCCGGCTCGGAGGACGACGACCGGAAGTCGTCGATGTGGTCGTAGCCGTACGCGAGCGCTCGGTGGACGTCGCCCGGCGTGCGGTCGGGGTACAGCCCCGCGATTTCGTCGGGACCCTACCCGCTGTGTTCGGACGCCGATGCGACGTCTTTCACGCGGATCCCGGTCGCTCCGACGGTCGGCGCACCGTCGCTATGGTCGCTCTCCCGAACGACTCCCATACCGGAGAACCGACTCGTCCCGAGTTGAAACGTATGGTCCAGCGGATCATCGTCGAGACCCCATCTCGGGCCACTCCCCGGCCACCAAACGGGTTTGTCCCCCGCCGTACTGGTGTCGGCACGGCGGGAGCGAACCACGGGGAACCGCCCGTCGAGGGCGTGGACGTGGCGGCGATTCGGCGGTATCTCGCGGAGACGGACGTCCGCTTCGCGATTCTGTTCGGCTCGCGAGTCCGCGGCGACGTCCACGAGTCGTCCGACGTCGACGTCACTCTCCGGTTCCCGGACAACCTGTCTCCCACGGAGCGGTTCCGTCGCCGGAACCGGATCGACGCGGACCTCCAGGGCCACGCGGACGCCTTCGTCGACGTGAGCGACATCGAGGGGCTTCCGCTCCCGATCGCGCGCGTCGCCCTCCGGGACGGGATTCGGCTGGTCGGAGACGACCGGGACGTCGACGCCTCTCGCGAACGGGCCGAGGCCGAGTACGAGGAGACCGCCACCGAGCGGGAGCGGGACCGTCGGGAGTTCGTCGATCGGATCGCGACGGGAAACGTATAGACGGTCGACGAGGCGGTCGTCGCGGTCACTGTCCGGCGTCGAAAAGCGACGTGAGCCACTCGATCTCCGCCTCCCGGTTATCAACCGATACCGCCCGGCTACGTTTCGTCTCCAGTGAACGTGAGCGTCTCCGGAACGAGTCGGGAGACGATTCCGTCGAAGTCGTCGTCGAAGCTCAACACGCCATCTATCCCGTGGTATTCGACCATCGCGACGGTCATCGCGTCGGTGAAACTGAGATCGTGGTCGGCGTACGTCTGGTGGACGGACACGGCGCGATCGAAGAGCGACGGAGACGAGTGGAGCAGTTCGATGGCCGACGGGTATCCCGCGCCGCGAATGCGCCGTCCCACTTCGAGACCGGCGTCGACGTCCCCCGTCCGCATCTGTGTGAGGGTGACCGTTTCGTCGTAGACGTAGTCGCTCGTCATCACGTGACCGTATTCCGCCGACGAAAGAACCTCATTCAGCGCGTCGGTACCGACCGCGTGTCGGCTGGCGTCGGTGTCGTGATGAGCGTAGAACACGCCGGTATCGACGAAGACGCTCATCCGTAGAGGATGTCGTCGATGTCGTCTTCCGTCGTTT
The sequence above is a segment of the Halorubrum sp. 2020YC2 genome. Coding sequences within it:
- a CDS encoding UPF0175 family protein, with the translated sequence MSSIDLPAGVLDAIAAPPADREPIVRQELAVSLYREEYLSFGKARELAGLSKAEFHRLLGEREVERHYTADDLALDVEYARE
- a CDS encoding orc1/cdc6 family replication initiation protein gives rise to the protein MAGPFSDIERSIFAAKEVLSEDYQPDQILERDDEIDEYRHALEDVLFGRTPQNVMLYGRAGLGKTAVTTYMTEALRDEVAERPAADELFVHELNCNGKTVYSVVRTLVNELLPEAASDFPKRGLSTADAFEELYAQLDRRGGTHLAVFDEIDHLGDADTLLYELPRARSIGHIEDSKVGVIGISNNYTFRQDLSPKVKDTLMEAEISFSPYDASELRAILADRADRAFVDGVCDDSAVARAAAIAAKDGGNARQAIDLLRVGGEVAKKRGDDSVDDSHIVEAQDLVQRGRLRNRIRDQTQHARFLLETLAYLEDRGETPARSKTIKTRYERVADSHAVDPLTTLKSIQNHLSDLHMLGFLHRTDRNQGESGGRYYEYGLDLDSDIVLDIRGEIETERDR
- a CDS encoding nucleotidyltransferase domain-containing protein translates to MAAIRRYLAETDVRFAILFGSRVRGDVHESSDVDVTLRFPDNLSPTERFRRRNRIDADLQGHADAFVDVSDIEGLPLPIARVALRDGIRLVGDDRDVDASRERAEAEYEETATERERDRREFVDRIATGNV
- a CDS encoding PIN domain-containing protein → MSVFVDTGVFYAHHDTDASRHAVGTDALNEVLSSAEYGHVMTSDYVYDETVTLTQMRTGDVDAGLEVGRRIRGAGYPSAIELLHSSPSLFDRAVSVHQTYADHDLSFTDAMTVAMVEYHGIDGVLSFDDDFDGIVSRLVPETLTFTGDET